The DNA sequence TTGAGCGGGATATTCTGGCCCATATCCAATGCAGTTTTACCGCAGCCGAACACCAGGTCATTGAAGTGGTGGGAAGTAAAGGAGCTGTCACAGCGCCGCTTGCTTTTACTGCCTGGAAAGATGACACGACGCTGCTGTTTATACAACGCGGTTCGACCCTGGAGCAAAAAGTTTTTGCGCCGGCAGACCCTTACCAGGCGATGGTATCGCACTTTATCGATTGCATGCTTGGCCAGGCTTCCTTGCTTTATCCTGCTTCTGATGGGCGTGCAACGCTGCATGTGTTAGATCAGTTGAGAAAAAATGTGAGATGATTGTTCTTTTCAACTATTGACGAAAGTCCTGGGAAAGGCTAGACTTACTGGTATCAATAGAAGAAGGGGGTGAGAGAAGAAAATAGCGACGGTCGTTGAATATCGATCAAGGAAGATGCAGTGAAGCAATCACTGCTTTGTTTTCTTTTATGCTACAGCTTGCAGTCACGCTATAGTTCGAATACACCTACTTACAAAAAAATGTACGAAACTTCTTCAATGCAGGAAGGAGTTGGTACGCATGAAAAGGAGATGCAGACAATGCACGACGATGTGAAGTCTGCCGCATTGAATCCCTACGATATGGCGGTCCAGCAGTTCGAAGCTGCCGCTGATAAGCTTAACCTCTCTGAGGATATGCGCGAGATTCTGCGACAGCCTAAACGCGAGCTTACCGTTCATTTCCCCGTAAGGCTCGACGATGGTCGAATCAGGACGTTTACAGGTTATCGTGTTCAGCATAACGTGAATCGCGGTCCGGCTAAGGGCGGCATTCGCTACAGCCCCGAGGTGACGCTGGATGAGGTGAAGGCGCTGGCTATGTGGATGAGCTGGAAATGCGCCGTGGTCGGAATCCCCTATGGCGGCGCTAAAGGGGGCGTCATCTGCGATCCCAAGCATATGAGCCCCGGCGAATTAGAGCGTCTCACTCGCCGCTATGCTACTGAGATTTCCGTTATTATCGGGCCGCACGGTGATATTCCAGCTCCCGATGTCAATACGAACTCGCAGGTGATGGCATGGATTATGGATACCTATTCCATGCACGAAGGTTTTTCAATTCCAGCAGTCGTTACCGGCAAACCGCTCTCGATTGGCGGAAGTGAGGGCCGCAACGACGCGACCGCGACCGGTGTCCTGTTCGTGACTCGCCAGGCGGCTAAGCGTATCGGCATGCCGCTGCAAGGCGCTCGTGTCAGCATACAGGGCTTCGGCAATGCTGGTTCTATCGCCGCGCGCCTCTTCCACCAGGAAGGGTGCAAGATTGTGGCGGTTAGTGATACGCGCGGCGGCATCTACGATGAGTCCGGGCTTGATCCTTCAGCCGTTCTCCGTCATAAGCAAGAAAAAGGAAGCGTCACCGATTTCCCTCGTGCTCAAAAGGTGAGCATCCAGGATGTATTGGAAGTACCCTGCGACATTCTGATTCCTGCTGCTACTGAGGGTGTCATTACGGCAATCAATGCTGATCGCATCCAGGCGCGCATTGTAGCAGAAGCTGCGAATGGGCCAACAACACCCGAGGCAGATAAGATCCTCTTCGACAAGGATATCATTGTTGTGCCCGATATTCTCGCCAATGCCGGTGGTGTGACCGTCAGCTACTTCGAATGGGTGCAGGATCTGCAAAGTTTCTTCTGGGGAGTTGAAGAGATTACGCAAAAGCTCGAAGTAATTATGAATCGCGCCTTTGCTGCTGTTACCGAGAAAGCAGAGCACTACTCCTGCGATATGCGATTGGCCGCCAATATGCTTGCTATCTCCCGTGTAGCGGAAGCGACGCAGGTGCGTGGCATTTACCCGTAGGCGAGCTTCACCTTATGGGTGTAATCAGATAACTTTGATGATCCCGTGATAGCCGGTGATGGTTTTTAACAAATTATTGCGGCAATAAACGCGCGGGCCGATGAATCGGCGCTGGGCGCGATCAATCGGCCCCTACGGGCATCCCGTAGGGGCCGATTGATCGCGCCCAGCGCCGATTCATCGGCCACGTTAGAATCCGCGTCGTGGCTCGCGCCTGGGCTTTTTGCTCGGCTTGGGTGGTTTCACTTGCCGGCCCGGTTTGGGCTTTTTGCGGCCCCGGCCAATGGCCCAATCGTCTTCTTCTTCCTCCTCGTCCTCCTCGTCGAAGAAATCTTCCTCTTCGTCTTCTTCGGCTTCGGGGGTAACGAGGTCTAAATCGGGGAATTCGGTATCATCGGCCATTTCATCCACATCGATGTTTGGAATGCCCAGTTCATCCTCTTCAGCAACGAGGTCAGGTTCCTCCAGTTCGGGTTCCATTTCCTCTTCCTCTTCTTCATCGGGTGCGAAGGCAGGCTCAACGACAGATTGGGATCGTGTTTCCCTATGCCCATCGCTGGTAGGGGCTGTGCTTGTACGCCCGGCTCTACGAAGGGCTATTGGTTCTGGAAGCTCCGCCTCCGCGCTTTCGGTGCCATCTTCGGATTTTGACCCGCCGATCACCCTGCGCCCGGCAGCGACATCGAGCCAGAACTGAGAATAGTAATGTGGCCGTTCTGCGTCTTTCTCGCTATCTTTCCTTGTCATTCTCCACCTGTTATTTTTCTGTAAGGCGATCCTCGTAACCGCCCCGCATAATTTGTAGTTCTACCACTTCCGAAAAGGCAAGAACTTTCATCCCTACCGGTGGTATCTCCACTGTCATCATATGAAGAAAGTAACTATCTGTCAAGATGTATTTTTATAGGTCTGAAGCTGCTTATAATGGGAACTGCTAGCCTGTCAAGACCCCAGGTGCATGAATTGATGTTTGAGAGTATTTGCATGGAACTGTTCGCGCCCATATAATATAGTATGATGCTTTAGACCCCCGATGCCTGATTCTAACGTCTTATGAGAGAAAATAGGATGGTAGTTATTGGCGACTGGCACCCCTCAGGATGCCCTACGAGTTTTGGAGGAAATACTTGGCGAGGATTCTCGATACTATTAATGGCCCAGAGCAGTTACGCGCCCTGACAACCGCGCAAATGCAGCAACTGGCTGAAGAAATTCGACGTGAGATCATCGAAAAGGTCTCGGTAAAAGGTGGTCACCTGGCCCCAAACCTGGGCGTGGTTGAACTGACGATGGCGCTGCACTACGTTTTCGATACCCCAAACGACCTGCTGGTCTGGGATATTGGGCACCAGGCTTATGTGCATAAGCTTCTGACGGGACGAAGAGACCGTTTCCATACCATACGTCAATTCGGTGGTCTTTCCGGCTATCTGCGGCGTGATGAAAGCCCTTATGATGTCTTCGGGGCAAGCCATGCCAGCACTTCAATTTCAGCCGCGCTCGGCTTAGCTGTCGCTCGTGACCTGCAAGGACAGAATTTCAAAGTCGTAGCCGTGATAGGTGATGGCGCGTTAACCGGCGGTATGGCTCTGGAAGCGATCAACAATGCGG is a window from the Ktedonobacteraceae bacterium genome containing:
- a CDS encoding Glu/Leu/Phe/Val dehydrogenase; translated protein: MHDDVKSAALNPYDMAVQQFEAAADKLNLSEDMREILRQPKRELTVHFPVRLDDGRIRTFTGYRVQHNVNRGPAKGGIRYSPEVTLDEVKALAMWMSWKCAVVGIPYGGAKGGVICDPKHMSPGELERLTRRYATEISVIIGPHGDIPAPDVNTNSQVMAWIMDTYSMHEGFSIPAVVTGKPLSIGGSEGRNDATATGVLFVTRQAAKRIGMPLQGARVSIQGFGNAGSIAARLFHQEGCKIVAVSDTRGGIYDESGLDPSAVLRHKQEKGSVTDFPRAQKVSIQDVLEVPCDILIPAATEGVITAINADRIQARIVAEAANGPTTPEADKILFDKDIIVVPDILANAGGVTVSYFEWVQDLQSFFWGVEEITQKLEVIMNRAFAAVTEKAEHYSCDMRLAANMLAISRVAEATQVRGIYP